The following DNA comes from Caminicella sporogenes DSM 14501.
AATAAACAAATTTAAGATTTTAATTAACCTGCTATAAATAAATAATATAAAAATAGCAGGTTAATTTTTTATAGAGTCTTTTTCTAACTGGAGTGAAATATTTGCTTCAGCTAGTATAGCTCATGCTATATTAGATAGATTATTACATCATTCTCATGTTATTTCGATTAAAGGACCTTCATATAAAGTAAGTTTGTAGCTAAATAATACAGCTACTCTCCTACTTCTTTTAAGCTTCTTTTAAGGTTATATCTTCTTCCTACTCTTTCATTGCTACATAAATTAAAGCTCTAATAGCTTTTTATCTTCATATTCTGTAAATCTTCAAAGGCTTTATTGATATCATCATAAATTTCTTCTAGTTTACAAAAAGTGTTCATATTGAATTTTAGTTCATATTTCTTATCAGCTAAGGTAATTGACATGATAGAAAACAATAAAGGCAGAATTAAATATTTTGAGGTGTTTAAATATGAAACCAAACTATGGTGACTTAGCAAGAAGATATGGAATTTTAAAACAAACCATTCTCTGTTCTTTATCAAGTTCGGTCACAATAAATCTCTTAACCATTGATTCTCCTACATACTAAAATAATATTTTATGATCTGAATATATATCGAAGTAAATTAAAATCAAGATATTTTTTATAAAATTATTATACACTTCTTCTTATATATTGTAGCTTAAACTAACCTTAAAAATACAAATGCGTTGGTAAAGTATATACTCTACCAACGCATTTATTTCTTAACTTGCAATATCTAAAGGTTTTGCAGCTGTTACAATTGCAAGTACTTCATTTACATCTTCAAGTATTTTTATCTCATCATCTAGTTGTATATCTTTAACTTTAACACTATCACCTAATTCTTTATTTGATACATTTATATTAATACTTTCTGGTATTTTTTCTATTTTTCCTATAACTTCTACCTCTGATATTAATACTTGTAATATTTGACCTTTTTGTTCCATTTTTTCTCTTCCTTCAAATATTACAGGTAGTTTTAATCTTACTTTATCTTTTTGTGAAATAGCTTGTATATCTATGTGCTGTATTTCTTTTGTCATTGGATGTTTTTGGATTTCCTTGATTACTCCATATTTTTTTTCTTTGCCAATTTGTACCCATAACCTTAGATTTTTGGTATTTTCTTTAATTAATTCTCTTGCTTCAGACAATTGAATTTTAATTTTTTGACCATTTTCAAATCCTTCACCATAAATGATGCCCGGTACATACCCCTGTCTTCTACACTTTTTTGGTTTTTCTGTTCTTTCAAATGCTCTTAAGATTGCTTCACTCATATTTATACCTCCTTTTTGAGTTTTAACAATCTTTTTTAAAAAATTATATAAACAGAACAAACCAATTTATAAAAGACAGATAAATACATACTATAGACATTACATTTATGGTAATTTTTATTTTATAAAAAGTATTTTAAAACGTCAAGAGTTTTATTCTAAGTAAATAACTCAAGCCTGATCCTATTACCCCATTTGATATTTTTTATATTTACATTTATTAATTTAAATTATGCAATTTTAAAAACTAAATTGGTATTAATTGAACGTTTATCTTGAAACCTAAAATCTTTTGATAAGCAGGATAGTCTGTTTTCTAACTACATTAATCTAATTAATAACTATGCCAATAATAAAACTATATTTTGTGTTGATTTATCAGATGTTGTTAAACCCAATAGTACAGTACTAGAGAATCTTGGTACAGTTAAAGATGGTAGTACTGGTAAAATAGAAAGTAGGTCCCCCGAAAATTAAAATCTTATTTCTATAAAAACTTTAGTAACTTAAAAACCAAGGAGAATATCCCCTTAGTTTCATGTTCTAATTTCACTTAAAATTTCGTGCTGAACTTTTTGTATATCCGGAACATAGCTTTTTAATAGTTTCATTTTACCCTTAAGGATATAATCTCCTAAAAATGCAGGAATCAATAAACTATCACCCATCTTTATACTCTCACTTCCATCTTTAAAAACAATCTTTCCATGACCTTCAACACATGTAAATATATAAAATCTTTCTTCAGCACTACTTTCAGCAATACATTCTTCTATTTCATATGCTTCTAATGAAAATTTTTCATTCAAGCATAAATATGTTTTTGTAAATCCTTCTCTTTCAATTTTTATCCCTATACATTTCTGTGGCTGTAAAGTTAAATCAACAACATCTAAAGCCTTATCTATGTGAATCTCTCTTCCTCTATCATAATCATACACCCTATAAGTCGTATCACTATTTTGTTGTATTTCAACAATTATAACTCCTTCACCTATGGCATGAATCAAACCACTTTTAACAAAGTATACGTCTCCTTTTTCAACTTCAATTCTATTAAAATATTCATCTAAGTTTCCCACCCTAATTCCTTCTCTAAGTTGTTTCTTAGTACATTCTTTTTTCATTCCTAAAATTAGATTAGCTCCCTCAAAAGCTTCAATAACATACCATACTTCAGTTTTCCCCATCTCTCCTTCATGTTCTTTTGCATATTCATCATTCGGATGAACCTGTACTGATAATTTATCTCTTGCATCAATAATCTTGACAAGTAATGGAAACCAGTCCTTAGATATCTTAGAACCAATAATTTTTTCACCCTTTAACTTAATTAGTTCATCCAATCTAGTACCTTTGAATTCTCCATTTACTATAACGCTAGTCCCATTAGGATGACATGCTACATCCCAGCTTTCTCCTATTAATCCTTCTGGCAAATTATCTCTAAATAACTCAATATCTCTGCCACCCCATATTTTATTGAAGTATATATTTGTAAATTTCAATGGATACATTTTTTCACCTTCTTGCTCTATTAAACTGCAAATCAAACCTCTAATTTATTCACCAAAATTACTATCTACTAACGCTTTTAAACCTTTAATTGCTTCTTTTTCATCTTCACCCTTTGCTATTATCATTAATTTATCTCCTTTAGCTGCTCCCATGCTCAATATTCCCATTATGCTCTTTCCGTTATATTCTACATTGTTTCTAATAATTGATATTTCCGATTTATATTTAGCCGCTTCCTTTACAAATAGACTTGCAGGTCTTACATGTAATCCTGTTTCATTTCTTAATTCTATTTCTAACTTATACACTTTACCCCTCCTAGCCTTATTCTTAAATTGCAAGCCGTCTTTAATTAACCTTTATCTAAACTATACTCTTCAGCTTAGCAAAAATTTTAGAGTAATAATCTCATTACTACTCATGCTCTTTATATTTATTGATGAATTTTTAATTTCGTATCTTTTATCTATTTCTATTTCTTTTTCCCTTAGATTCACAAGCTTTACATCCTTGAAGGTTTTTGAATCGTACTTAATATTGATATCTTCTATTGGTCTGTTTTGAGTATTATAAAATCTTACGATGAGAGCTTCATCCTTTTCTGATTTTTTTATTGCACTAGTACCTATATATTCATTATTAGTCACTATAGGATAGTATTCATCTGAAATTAATGTATCTTCTTCACTAACGTTTACTGGCATATAGCCATATAATGAATATACATAATCTTCAGCTAAAGAGTTCATTTCTGTTTCATTATTTATTGTAGCTATTGCATATTCTGTCTCAAATACTCCTAACATATTGCTCTTTGGAGTCTTAACATGTAATCCGGATCTACGCCCTGGTCTATTTACTAAATCTTGTTTACCCATATAATCTGTGGTACACAGCAATGTCAAAGCAATCTTAGGATTATCTCCCCCAATAATTTCATACTGAGGCAGACCTTTATTCATAATCTGTATGCCCTTTTCTCCATCGTATACATTTACAAATTTATGCTGATTATAGATTGGATAATATTTTTCCTGCCAGTTATCCTTCTTCCAGTATTCAACTTCCTTCAAATAATTTTGACGCTTTAATATGCCAAATTGCTGGTCAGCATAATGTATATTAGCTTCAATGTTTGAATCAAATAAGCTGCGAAGCCTGTGATTTTTAACTTTATTATCAATAATTGTCTTTATGTCTACTCTTTTAATACCTTTATACATAGTGATATAACTAATAATTGTAGATTTTTCCATTTCATCACAGCGACATTTTGCATATGTATCCTTAGGAAAGCTAAGTGAATGCGTTACTTTCACTCTAGCCATAATTGGACCATTTGAAATAATTTCCATATCGGCTTTTTTACCCTTTGAATAGATTAATCTATCTTCTTCAGGTGGCGAATAGTCATATTCATCTCCTGCATTCCCACTTTCCTCAATTATATTTTGATTGAAGTAAATCTTTCCAGAATACTTATCTTTGATATTAAGACTTCCATCACCATTGATTTCCACTAAAATATATTCATTTTCTAGAATGTTACCATTTAAAATAAAATTTTTATTATCGTCTATATATTTTTTATG
Coding sequences within:
- a CDS encoding ATP-binding protein, with translation MESFSNWSEIFASASIAHAILDRLLHHSHVISIKGPSYKVSL
- a CDS encoding 50S ribosomal protein L25, translating into MSEAILRAFERTEKPKKCRRQGYVPGIIYGEGFENGQKIKIQLSEARELIKENTKNLRLWVQIGKEKKYGVIKEIQKHPMTKEIQHIDIQAISQKDKVRLKLPVIFEGREKMEQKGQILQVLISEVEVIGKIEKIPESININVSNKELGDSVKVKDIQLDDEIKILEDVNEVLAIVTAAKPLDIAS
- a CDS encoding type I phosphomannose isomerase catalytic subunit, translating into MICSLIEQEGEKMYPLKFTNIYFNKIWGGRDIELFRDNLPEGLIGESWDVACHPNGTSVIVNGEFKGTRLDELIKLKGEKIIGSKISKDWFPLLVKIIDARDKLSVQVHPNDEYAKEHEGEMGKTEVWYVIEAFEGANLILGMKKECTKKQLREGIRVGNLDEYFNRIEVEKGDVYFVKSGLIHAIGEGVIIVEIQQNSDTTYRVYDYDRGREIHIDKALDVVDLTLQPQKCIGIKIEREGFTKTYLCLNEKFSLEAYEIEECIAESSAEERFYIFTCVEGHGKIVFKDGSESIKMGDSLLIPAFLGDYILKGKMKLLKSYVPDIQKVQHEILSEIRT
- a CDS encoding HPr family phosphocarrier protein translates to MYKLEIELRNETGLHVRPASLFVKEAAKYKSEISIIRNNVEYNGKSIMGILSMGAAKGDKLMIIAKGEDEKEAIKGLKALVDSNFGE